The following coding sequences are from one Saprospiraceae bacterium window:
- a CDS encoding T9SS type A sorting domain-containing protein, giving the protein MKKFILLFCLAFSAFLSAQKTVKQVFVLNEGSFNYSTGQIEVPVSIGAFNPASGQYSKIFEIPGARFASDILFENGLIWVAADKFLSVFDTKSGQIIRQIEIEGIRKIALTNGLVIVTRGEYNKSLDSYIQIYNQYDLSLKTEIHSNQLAYTCENILIRDNQAYIAVNNGFVWGEEVGKLAVIDLEQLELEKMIELGPNAKNPENLIEKNGRLYTLNNKNYTGSSISEFNPLTNEIHTLDLPGITSLCGTSALAGESIYYQEAGKTQLGAYTIPSRTAAPYVDAERSFYGMTVEEESNDIYAAVTDYKTFGKVYVYDHNFQEKYSFDASVSPGDFAFEYAATNNQNEWVIPKSRWYVAQDEFILKSDENMISYKLMDLSGNEIASQQVGSKEMKMDVENLNSGLYLLKISWNSNRTHPLKILIP; this is encoded by the coding sequence ATGAAAAAATTTATCTTGCTTTTCTGCTTAGCGTTTTCTGCATTTCTGTCAGCTCAGAAAACTGTCAAACAAGTTTTTGTGCTCAATGAAGGTTCTTTCAATTACAGCACTGGTCAAATCGAAGTACCTGTTTCCATTGGTGCTTTCAATCCAGCTTCGGGTCAGTACAGCAAGATATTTGAGATTCCAGGTGCCAGATTTGCTTCGGATATTCTTTTTGAAAATGGGCTAATTTGGGTTGCTGCTGACAAATTTCTTTCGGTCTTTGACACAAAGTCCGGTCAGATCATAAGACAAATTGAAATAGAGGGCATCAGGAAGATTGCTCTGACCAATGGTCTTGTCATTGTAACCAGAGGTGAATACAATAAATCATTGGATAGTTATATTCAAATTTATAATCAATATGACCTTAGCCTCAAAACAGAAATTCATAGCAATCAATTGGCTTACACTTGTGAAAATATTTTAATCAGGGATAATCAAGCTTACATCGCTGTAAACAACGGCTTCGTTTGGGGAGAAGAAGTAGGAAAATTGGCAGTAATTGATTTGGAACAATTGGAATTAGAGAAAATGATTGAATTGGGTCCAAATGCAAAAAATCCGGAAAATCTCATCGAAAAAAATGGAAGATTATATACGCTGAATAACAAAAACTACACCGGAAGTTCTATTTCAGAATTCAATCCATTGACAAATGAAATCCATACATTGGACTTACCGGGTATCACTTCGCTTTGTGGTACTTCTGCATTGGCAGGAGAGTCTATCTATTACCAGGAAGCCGGCAAAACACAGTTGGGAGCATATACAATTCCGAGCAGGACTGCCGCTCCATATGTGGACGCAGAGCGATCTTTTTACGGAATGACCGTGGAAGAAGAAAGTAATGACATATACGCTGCCGTGACAGATTACAAGACATTTGGTAAAGTATATGTGTACGACCATAATTTCCAAGAAAAGTATTCATTTGATGCAAGTGTTTCACCGGGAGATTTTGCATTTGAATATGCCGCAACCAACAATCAAAATGAATGGGTGATCCCGAAGTCGAGATGGTATGTTGCACAAGACGAATTCATATTGAAATCGGATGAAAATATGATTTCATACAAATTGATGGATCTTTCCGGAAATGAAATTGCAAGTCAACAAGTTGGTTCAAAAGAAATGAAAATGGATGTCGAAAACCTCAATTCAGGCTTATACTTATTGAAAATCAGCTGGAATTCGAATCGCACCCATCCTCTGAAAATTTTAATCCCATAG
- a CDS encoding lysophospholipid acyltransferase family protein has protein sequence MLTYWIFRAFVGLFRLIPFSILYRISDVVNFILMDLLGYRKKVVTSNMKRCFPNWSDTELKHHIKSSYKNLTDVLLEGVKGLSMNEDQVRQRYIPVNMDSFEKYLASGQSLMVAAAHITNWEWGAMASGYLYPGKVCGIYKEISNTRINDAVKEIRGACGIQLIGTKNTRFIREMMTENKFFLFASDQSPSNTKTAFWVNFFGQDTPCLNGLEKYSREFSTPVFYADVERISRGKYTFTFQLMCERPQELNPGELTQMYMSRLEAVIRKNPAWWLWTHKRWKHQRIA, from the coding sequence ATGCTGACCTATTGGATTTTCAGGGCATTTGTTGGCCTATTCAGGCTTATTCCCTTTTCAATACTGTATCGGATTTCCGACGTGGTCAATTTTATCTTAATGGACCTTCTCGGTTACAGGAAAAAAGTGGTGACAAGCAACATGAAAAGATGTTTTCCGAACTGGAGCGATACTGAGCTTAAACACCATATTAAGTCCTCATATAAGAATTTGACAGACGTACTTCTAGAAGGAGTAAAAGGGCTTTCAATGAATGAGGACCAAGTAAGGCAGAGGTATATACCGGTGAATATGGATAGCTTTGAAAAATACCTCGCGTCAGGACAATCCCTCATGGTTGCAGCAGCTCATATTACCAACTGGGAATGGGGGGCGATGGCCTCCGGCTACTTATACCCAGGTAAAGTATGTGGCATTTATAAAGAAATTTCGAACACAAGAATCAACGATGCAGTAAAAGAAATCAGAGGTGCTTGCGGGATACAGCTAATTGGAACTAAAAACACGAGATTCATCCGTGAAATGATGACCGAAAATAAATTTTTCTTATTCGCTTCAGATCAAAGCCCTTCCAATACTAAGACAGCCTTTTGGGTCAATTTTTTTGGACAAGACACTCCATGTTTGAATGGTTTGGAAAAATACAGCCGCGAATTTTCGACACCGGTTTTCTATGCTGATGTAGAACGCATCTCGCGTGGAAAATATACATTTACTTTCCAACTCATGTGTGAAAGGCCTCAGGAGCTTAATCCCGGTGAACTTACTCAAATGTATATGTCAAGATTGGAAGCGGTAATCCGCAAGAATCCAGCCTGGTGGCTTTGGACCCACAAACGATGGAAACACCAACGAATCGCTTGA
- a CDS encoding GH92 family glycosyl hydrolase, with the protein MKLNKSLLFFGGIVCCLTFTYLSAQVTPYVDTKIGTDAHGHTFPGAAWPFGMVQCSPDTRLEGWDGCSAYHHSDSIVYGFSHTHLSGTGVPDYADVLIMPGVGKAVFNNGSDGSEGYRSPFDKSTEQCQAGYYRCLLTKPDIEVELTVTPRTGIQQYTFKNSDQGWIIIDLSHRDKLVAHNLSIYNSGEIGGSRISRAWAKEQHVYFRTKLSLPILRHEFNEDSSKVILYFDLKGKRKLVLQTAISAVDEAGAKKNLEKEWINFRFETARKAAVSKWEEMLQRVSIKDQSENNKKIFYTSLYHCLMAPCLFQDVDNRFRGMDMKIHTGSAEAPRYTVFSLWDTYRAAHPLYQLLYPEYNKAFVISMLGMSDEVGRLPVWELSANETFCMIGSHSIPVIANALNHGREDYTEEQIQRLYKACKKTLFENNFCGQENFRNGMLSAENEGESVSKTIENSLDYRALAVIAEIAGASEDEVIRANTFSLNYKNLFNPLSGFFQARLNQKFVSAFVPEEVNQHYTEANAWQYLFGAHHDIKGIMDLFGGEKMTERKLDSLFGRSSTMSGRDQSDITGLIGQYAHGNEPSHHVAYLYNFTGKPAKTQTLCKKIMTELYTSAADGLCGNEDCGQMSAWYVFSSMGFYPVNPLEKKYILGYPMFDEFWIKIPDKKPIHFKKLKEQGNNYLSICKVNGYSTNSCLSINFGDEIVYEMGSDEKAIKISPCIPGSIHPHRFIFAPMVFLGNQVFEDSTLVSFRAMGQSEPTEIKYRLNSIQAEEKIARTPFVIKEASDIYFRNCIRGTENCSALLKAAFKPLPNGVELKLKTAYANHYSAGGEVALIDGMQGSLDFHDGYWQGYQGSNVEIELKLDTSMHYKKCFVRCLQNQRAWIFLPASVDYRSSVSGSISSWKSVSNPHSQQTEQAFVHEFEIPIDAGVRLLELKLNSIGQVPSWHVGAGDKPWIFVDEIKMIK; encoded by the coding sequence ATGAAATTAAATAAAAGCCTGCTCTTCTTTGGTGGTATTGTTTGCTGCTTAACTTTCACTTATTTAAGTGCTCAAGTTACTCCCTATGTTGATACTAAAATTGGTACTGACGCGCATGGTCATACTTTTCCGGGAGCAGCGTGGCCTTTTGGTATGGTCCAATGTAGTCCTGATACAAGATTGGAAGGTTGGGATGGATGTTCTGCTTATCATCATTCTGACTCGATAGTCTATGGTTTTTCGCATACGCATTTATCTGGTACCGGAGTCCCTGACTATGCTGATGTATTGATCATGCCCGGTGTAGGAAAAGCAGTATTCAACAATGGTAGCGATGGAAGCGAAGGTTACCGTTCACCTTTTGATAAATCCACTGAACAATGTCAAGCAGGATATTATCGATGTTTGCTAACGAAACCGGATATCGAAGTCGAGCTGACAGTCACCCCGAGAACTGGGATTCAACAATACACATTTAAAAATTCTGATCAAGGGTGGATCATCATTGATTTGAGTCATCGAGACAAGTTGGTTGCTCATAACTTGAGCATTTACAATTCTGGTGAAATTGGAGGTAGTCGTATTTCAAGAGCCTGGGCAAAAGAGCAACATGTGTATTTTAGAACAAAACTTTCTCTTCCCATTTTGAGACATGAATTCAACGAGGATAGTAGCAAAGTAATTTTGTACTTTGATCTAAAAGGCAAGAGAAAATTGGTTTTGCAGACAGCGATTTCGGCCGTAGATGAAGCCGGGGCAAAAAAGAATCTGGAAAAAGAATGGATTAATTTTAGGTTTGAAACAGCCAGAAAAGCAGCCGTTTCCAAATGGGAAGAGATGCTCCAAAGGGTAAGTATCAAAGATCAAAGTGAAAACAATAAAAAGATTTTTTATACCTCACTTTACCATTGTCTTATGGCTCCATGTTTGTTTCAAGATGTGGATAACCGGTTTAGAGGAATGGACATGAAAATCCATACCGGAAGTGCTGAGGCGCCTAGATATACTGTTTTTTCTTTGTGGGACACCTATCGTGCAGCACACCCATTGTATCAATTACTTTATCCTGAATACAATAAAGCATTTGTGATCAGCATGCTCGGAATGAGTGATGAAGTTGGCAGACTTCCCGTATGGGAGTTATCTGCGAATGAAACATTTTGTATGATCGGAAGTCATTCAATTCCGGTCATTGCCAACGCACTCAACCATGGAAGAGAAGATTACACGGAGGAGCAAATACAAAGACTCTATAAAGCCTGTAAGAAAACTTTATTTGAGAATAATTTTTGCGGGCAAGAAAATTTCAGAAACGGCATGTTGAGCGCAGAGAATGAAGGTGAGTCAGTATCCAAAACGATAGAGAATAGTTTGGACTACCGGGCATTGGCTGTAATTGCTGAGATCGCCGGTGCTTCAGAAGATGAAGTGATCAGAGCAAACACTTTTTCGTTGAATTATAAAAATCTATTCAATCCGCTATCTGGTTTTTTTCAAGCAAGGTTAAATCAAAAATTTGTTTCTGCTTTTGTGCCAGAAGAAGTAAACCAACATTATACGGAGGCCAATGCCTGGCAATATTTATTTGGTGCACATCATGATATCAAAGGAATCATGGATCTCTTTGGCGGAGAAAAAATGACTGAAAGAAAATTGGATTCTTTGTTTGGACGATCATCAACAATGTCAGGAAGAGACCAGTCCGATATAACCGGATTAATCGGTCAGTATGCCCACGGTAACGAACCATCACATCATGTAGCATACCTGTATAACTTTACAGGGAAACCTGCTAAAACACAAACTCTCTGTAAAAAAATTATGACAGAATTATATACATCTGCAGCTGATGGATTGTGCGGCAATGAAGACTGCGGCCAAATGTCAGCTTGGTATGTATTCAGCTCCATGGGTTTTTATCCTGTCAATCCTCTGGAAAAAAAGTATATACTTGGCTATCCCATGTTTGATGAATTTTGGATTAAAATTCCTGATAAAAAACCAATTCATTTTAAAAAATTAAAAGAGCAAGGGAATAATTATTTATCCATTTGCAAAGTGAACGGATATTCCACAAATTCGTGTTTGTCGATCAATTTTGGAGACGAAATTGTTTATGAAATGGGTAGCGATGAAAAGGCTATAAAAATCAGTCCATGTATTCCAGGATCCATTCATCCACATCGATTCATTTTTGCGCCAATGGTTTTTTTAGGAAATCAGGTATTTGAAGATAGCACATTAGTCAGTTTTCGAGCTATGGGTCAATCCGAGCCAACTGAAATAAAGTACAGACTCAATTCCATTCAAGCAGAAGAAAAAATTGCGCGAACTCCTTTTGTGATCAAGGAGGCCTCAGATATTTATTTTCGAAATTGTATCAGAGGGACTGAAAATTGCAGTGCATTATTGAAAGCTGCTTTTAAACCATTGCCAAATGGTGTTGAATTAAAATTGAAAACAGCTTATGCCAATCATTATTCTGCAGGTGGAGAAGTTGCCTTAATCGATGGCATGCAAGGCTCTTTAGATTTCCATGATGGATATTGGCAGGGTTATCAAGGTTCCAATGTTGAGATAGAATTAAAACTAGACACATCCATGCACTATAAAAAATGTTTTGTAAGATGTCTTCAGAACCAGAGAGCATGGATTTTCTTACCTGCCTCAGTTGATTACAGATCATCGGTTTCCGGAAGTATTTCTTCTTGGAAAAGCGTGAGTAATCCACATTCACAACAAACTGAACAAGCTTTTGTACATGAATTTGAGATTCCGATAGATGCGGGAGTGAGATTGCTTGAATTAAAACTAAACTCTATCGGTCAAGTACCTTCATGGCATGTAGGGGCAGGCGATAAACCATGGATTTTTGTCGATGAAATTAAAATGATCAAGTAA
- a CDS encoding response regulator transcription factor, with protein MKKILLVDDEPDVLDFLSFNLRHEGFEVILAQNGQDALQIVQGVIPDLIILDLMMPVMDGMEAYSKLRELPELRNSKIIFLTAKQEDISHIQALDNGADDYISKPIKPKLLVSRIKSILRRTENSEPENILRFGQLIMNKSQHSVQLDEEDIVLPRKEFSILYLLASKPGRVFSREEIFSQVWGNDVIVGDRSIDVHIRRLREKIGDDFIKTLKGVGYKFESKN; from the coding sequence TTGAAAAAGATACTTCTCGTCGATGACGAACCCGATGTTTTGGACTTTCTTTCTTTCAATCTTAGACACGAAGGATTTGAAGTAATCTTGGCTCAAAATGGTCAGGACGCCTTGCAGATCGTTCAAGGTGTCATACCTGATTTGATCATATTAGATCTTATGATGCCTGTGATGGATGGCATGGAGGCTTATTCCAAATTGAGAGAATTACCTGAGTTGCGAAACTCTAAAATCATTTTTTTGACCGCGAAGCAGGAAGATATCAGCCATATCCAGGCACTGGATAATGGAGCAGATGATTATATTTCAAAACCGATCAAACCAAAACTTTTGGTCAGCCGCATCAAGTCCATATTACGAAGAACTGAAAATTCTGAACCCGAGAATATTCTCCGATTTGGTCAACTGATCATGAATAAATCACAGCATTCGGTTCAACTGGATGAGGAAGATATTGTATTGCCGAGAAAAGAATTCAGTATTTTGTATCTGTTGGCATCCAAACCGGGAAGGGTTTTCAGTCGCGAAGAAATTTTTTCACAAGTATGGGGCAATGACGTGATTGTTGGAGACAGATCAATTGATGTTCATATCAGAAGATTGAGGGAAAAAATAGGCGATGATTTTATTAAAACTCTGAAGGGTGTAGGATATAAATTTGAATCAAAAAATTGA
- a CDS encoding sensor histidine kinase codes for MNQKIEFLELKLDFFQNKNISIRSVSLWITASVLVFNMISLLVYYSFDLSRFRQWQYILIWIIFSIVLYLLVFNLIDRFLYRKIKVLYKIITRDRKKNAAKQVINSTDLIGYIQQDVEEFENAQLVELERLQESEKYRREFLGNVSHELKTPIFNAQGYIETLLDGDLNDQQHVKKYLAKAAENIDRLQLIVDDLLQITKYESGELTFDFENIDIHACVKEVFHTMDLRADTKQVRCGFKEGCDTAILAYADRNKIIDVLINLIGNAINYGNSGGIVNVGLYKMEDHVLVEITDNGPGIEEQHLRRLFERFYRVDKHRNRSVGGTGLGLSIVKHIIEAHGQRVGVRSSVGKGSTFWFTLALKKE; via the coding sequence TTGAATCAAAAAATTGAATTCCTGGAATTGAAACTCGATTTTTTTCAGAATAAGAATATTTCCATCAGGTCAGTGAGCTTGTGGATCACAGCAAGTGTTCTGGTATTTAACATGATCTCACTATTAGTTTATTATTCGTTTGATTTAAGCCGTTTTCGCCAATGGCAGTACATTTTGATTTGGATCATATTTTCTATTGTTTTGTACTTGCTTGTTTTTAATTTGATAGATCGATTCCTGTACAGGAAAATTAAGGTTCTTTACAAAATTATCACACGAGACCGAAAAAAGAATGCGGCTAAGCAAGTGATAAACAGCACAGATTTGATTGGTTATATTCAACAAGATGTGGAGGAGTTTGAAAATGCACAATTAGTAGAACTGGAACGCTTGCAAGAGAGTGAAAAATATAGACGGGAATTTCTCGGAAATGTCTCTCACGAATTGAAGACGCCGATCTTTAATGCTCAGGGCTATATTGAAACATTACTGGATGGTGATTTGAATGATCAACAACACGTAAAAAAGTATCTGGCCAAAGCAGCAGAAAACATTGATAGATTGCAGTTGATTGTAGATGATTTGCTTCAAATAACGAAGTACGAATCCGGAGAACTTACGTTTGATTTTGAGAATATTGATATTCATGCCTGTGTTAAAGAAGTTTTTCATACAATGGATTTGCGTGCAGATACAAAACAAGTCAGGTGTGGATTTAAAGAGGGCTGTGATACTGCTATCCTTGCATATGCTGACCGGAACAAGATCATTGATGTGCTGATTAATCTGATAGGAAATGCCATCAATTATGGCAATTCAGGAGGAATTGTCAATGTGGGTCTTTATAAAATGGAAGACCATGTTCTGGTAGAAATCACGGACAATGGTCCAGGTATTGAGGAACAACATCTTAGACGATTGTTTGAAAGATTTTACAGGGTGGATAAACACAGGAATAGATCTGTCGGAGGTACCGGCCTTGGTTTATCTATTGTCAAGCATATAATAGAAGCTCATGGCCAAAGAGTTGGGGTCAGAAGCAGCGTCGGCAAGGGTAGTACATTTTGGTTTACACTTGCCTTGAAAAAGGAATGA
- a CDS encoding thioredoxin family protein, with the protein MKYSAVQLIRKSFQIAILTSVLSTVLRADSTIFFEGSFEAAQLQAKASNKILLLDFTAKWCLPCRWMEKTVYNEESFHGFAKQNLIILKVDVDDLDGITLKLIYDVSLLPTTILLDPQGQNLGRKEESMTLEVLTGWIKNEMSNRQIVPFIEEETKAEVQIPEKNKEPVDQIKPQDEMEAKLIANANGQNYTTSNLDSEEMEKPIHEQIVEDMISDTEEFVFVRGAFYIEAGLYATMDEAVQMAEKWDLKFKQNSEIEQDFDEQGNPQYKVSMGSFETEEEAQLFISYLKDSEITAKIKRRD; encoded by the coding sequence ATGAAATACTCAGCCGTTCAACTCATTCGAAAATCCTTCCAAATAGCGATACTCACTTCAGTATTATCGACGGTATTACGAGCTGATTCTACCATCTTTTTTGAAGGTAGTTTTGAAGCAGCACAGCTCCAAGCCAAAGCTAGCAATAAGATCTTGTTGTTGGATTTTACTGCCAAATGGTGTTTGCCTTGCAGATGGATGGAGAAGACTGTTTACAATGAAGAGTCATTCCATGGATTTGCAAAACAAAATCTGATCATATTGAAAGTGGATGTAGATGATCTCGATGGGATTACTCTTAAATTAATCTATGACGTGAGTTTGTTGCCTACAACCATATTATTGGACCCTCAAGGACAGAACTTGGGCCGTAAAGAAGAATCAATGACCCTCGAGGTATTGACAGGATGGATAAAAAATGAAATGTCAAATAGACAAATTGTGCCTTTTATCGAAGAAGAAACTAAAGCCGAAGTTCAAATACCGGAAAAGAATAAGGAGCCTGTAGACCAAATCAAACCGCAGGACGAAATGGAAGCAAAATTGATAGCAAATGCCAATGGACAGAATTACACGACGTCAAACCTTGACTCAGAAGAAATGGAGAAGCCAATCCATGAACAGATAGTGGAGGACATGATTTCTGATACTGAAGAATTTGTATTCGTTCGTGGCGCTTTCTACATCGAAGCCGGACTATATGCTACTATGGATGAAGCAGTTCAGATGGCCGAAAAATGGGACCTAAAATTCAAGCAGAATAGTGAAATTGAACAGGATTTTGATGAGCAGGGAAACCCTCAATACAAGGTGAGTATGGGTTCTTTTGAAACGGAGGAAGAGGCGCAACTTTTTATCAGTTATCTGAAAGATTCTGAAATTACTGCAAAAATTAAACGAAGAGATTGA
- a CDS encoding nitronate monooxygenase, translating into MSHKLQEILKIQHPVIMAPMFLVSNVAMSLAAIEAGIAPCIPALNYRSIEEFKSALDKLAATAKSYGINLIVNQSNIKLKDQLQACLDYKVPFIITSLGSPKVVIEKARPLGIKVFCDVSDLEYAKKAAALGPDALIAVTNLAGGHAGQLAPEQFIPALVKAFPNLPIISAGGVYNRSHIDKMLSLGACGVSVGSIFIASIESPVNQEYKQACVEYGAKDIVMTTKLSGVPCSVINTPYVREIGLNQNWIERLVSKNKWLKKYLKMIIYKQGMEKLKRSAFQATYQNVWCAGPSIEGVHAIRPVKEIIAELLSS; encoded by the coding sequence ATGTCACACAAACTACAAGAGATACTGAAAATACAGCATCCGGTGATCATGGCCCCCATGTTTCTGGTGTCTAACGTCGCCATGTCTTTGGCTGCAATCGAAGCCGGCATAGCCCCTTGTATACCAGCTCTCAATTATAGATCCATCGAAGAGTTTAAATCCGCTTTAGATAAACTCGCAGCAACAGCTAAGTCTTATGGTATCAATCTGATCGTCAATCAATCAAATATTAAACTCAAAGATCAACTTCAAGCATGCCTTGATTATAAAGTTCCCTTTATCATCACTTCCCTTGGCAGTCCCAAAGTCGTTATAGAGAAAGCGCGGCCACTTGGGATCAAAGTTTTTTGCGATGTATCCGATCTTGAATACGCAAAGAAGGCAGCTGCTCTTGGACCGGACGCGCTAATAGCCGTAACAAACCTTGCAGGTGGACATGCAGGTCAATTAGCGCCCGAACAATTTATACCCGCCCTCGTGAAAGCATTCCCAAACCTCCCTATAATTTCAGCGGGTGGAGTATATAACCGATCTCACATTGATAAAATGTTGTCTCTCGGCGCCTGTGGGGTTTCTGTTGGAAGCATATTTATTGCTTCAATTGAATCTCCTGTAAACCAAGAATATAAGCAAGCATGCGTAGAATACGGTGCAAAGGATATCGTGATGACCACCAAACTTAGCGGTGTGCCTTGTAGTGTAATCAATACTCCTTATGTCAGGGAAATAGGCCTGAACCAAAATTGGATAGAACGTCTGGTATCAAAGAACAAATGGTTGAAGAAATATCTGAAAATGATCATCTATAAGCAAGGAATGGAAAAACTAAAACGCTCAGCTTTTCAAGCGACATACCAAAATGTGTGGTGCGCAGGTCCTAGCATCGAAGGCGTTCATGCCATAAGACCTGTCAAAGAAATCATTGCAGAACTCTTGAGCTCTTAA
- a CDS encoding ketoacyl-ACP synthase III, with amino-acid sequence MARQLAAIKGIQGYVPEYVLTNAELEKMVNTNDEWITSRTGIKERRLIKGTGKAASDMGKIMVEKLLQKTNTSPQDIELVICCTITGDMVFPDTANTICHKAGIKNAFAFDINAACSGFLFGLTTGAKFIEAGTHKKVIVIGMDVMSSIIDYEDRATCIIFGDGGGAVLLEQAEEAFGIIDSVFHGDGSGREYLHMKAGGSLKPPSLETIQNKEHYVYQEGKAVFKSAINGMVDTIQEVCKRNFLKTDEIDWLVPHQANIRIINGVAETLNFDKQKVMINIEKYGNTTSGTLPLCLWEWEPKLKKGDKIVLSAFGGGFTWGSTYLRWAYNS; translated from the coding sequence ATGGCCAGACAACTCGCAGCAATAAAGGGAATCCAAGGATATGTACCAGAGTATGTATTGACTAATGCAGAATTGGAAAAGATGGTGAACACCAACGATGAGTGGATTACCAGCAGGACAGGGATAAAAGAGAGAAGACTCATCAAAGGGACGGGAAAGGCTGCCTCGGACATGGGTAAAATCATGGTGGAAAAGCTGCTTCAAAAAACGAATACCTCCCCTCAAGATATCGAGCTGGTCATCTGCTGTACAATCACCGGTGACATGGTCTTTCCGGACACTGCCAACACCATTTGTCACAAAGCCGGAATCAAAAACGCTTTTGCATTTGATATCAACGCAGCCTGTTCAGGTTTTCTATTCGGGCTAACAACAGGTGCAAAATTCATAGAAGCAGGGACTCACAAAAAAGTCATCGTAATCGGTATGGATGTGATGTCATCCATCATCGACTATGAGGATCGCGCAACTTGCATCATATTCGGCGATGGAGGAGGAGCAGTCCTCCTGGAACAGGCAGAAGAAGCTTTCGGTATCATCGACAGCGTTTTCCATGGAGATGGTTCCGGTAGAGAATATCTACATATGAAAGCAGGCGGATCTCTCAAACCACCTTCGCTGGAGACCATTCAAAACAAAGAGCACTACGTTTATCAGGAAGGCAAGGCTGTATTTAAATCAGCCATCAATGGAATGGTAGACACTATTCAGGAAGTGTGTAAGAGAAACTTTCTCAAAACAGATGAAATCGATTGGCTGGTACCTCATCAAGCAAACATTCGCATCATCAATGGCGTCGCTGAAACCCTTAATTTTGATAAGCAAAAAGTAATGATCAACATAGAAAAATATGGAAACACGACTTCCGGAACATTACCTCTGTGCCTTTGGGAATGGGAACCTAAATTAAAAAAAGGAGATAAAATAGTTCTCTCTGCTTTTGGAGGTGGATTTACCTGGGGATCTACTTACCTGCGTTGGGCTTATAATTCATAA